GGGGCAGACGACGTCGGAGACGATGTCGATCCGGAGTTCGCTCATGGCTTCACCTGCAGCACGATCTTGCCGATGTGGGCGCTGCTCTCCATCAGGCGGTGCGCCTCGCCCGCCTGCGCCAACGGAAACGTCGCATGGATGTGCGGCCGCAGCCGGCCGGCGGCGATCTCCGGCCAGATGTTCTTGAGGAGGGCGTCACGGATCTCCGCCTTCTCGGCCACCGTGCGCGGGCGCATGGTCGAGCCGGTGACGGTGAGGCGCTTCAACATCACCGGCATCAGGTCGAACTCGCCCTTGCTGCCCTCGAGGAAGGCGATCAGCACCAGGCGGCCGTCGCGCCGCAGCAGCGAGAGGTTCTTCTGCAGGTAGGGTGCGCCGACCATGTCGAGGACGACGTCGACGCCCTCGCCGCCGGTGATCTCCTTGACCCGTGCGGCGAAATCGCCCTCGCGGTAATTGAGGGCGTGATCGGCGCCGAAGTCGCGGCAGAAGCGCGCCTTGGCCTCGCTGCCGACGGTGACGAGGCACTCGACGCCGAGGCGGCGCGCAAGCTGGATCGCCGTCAGCCCGATGCCGCTGGAGCCGCCATGCACCAGCAGCCGCTCGCCCTGCTTCAATCGTCCCAGATCGACCAGGTTGGCCCAGACGGTAAACCAGGTCTCCGGCAATGCCGCCGCCTGCGCCATATCGAGGCCGTCGGGGATCGGCAGGGCATGCGCAGCCGGCGCCGTGCAGTATTCGGCATAGCCGCCGCCGGGCACCAGCGCCGCGACACGCTGACTGACTTTCCATTCCGTGACGCCCTCGCCCAGCGCCGCCACCGTGCCGGCCACCTCCAGGCCGAGGATCTTTGATGCGCCCGGCGGCGGCGGATAGCGGCCCGAGCGTTGCAGCACGTCGGGCCGGTTGATGCCGGCGCATTGCACCTCGATGAGGATGTCACCCGGGCCCGGCTGCGGCCGCTCGCCCTCGGCCAGTTGCATGGACTCCGGCGT
The window above is part of the Denitratisoma sp. genome. Proteins encoded here:
- a CDS encoding NAD(P)H-quinone oxidoreductase, giving the protein MKQIIYGADGTPESMQLAEGERPQPGPGDILIEVQCAGINRPDVLQRSGRYPPPPGASKILGLEVAGTVAALGEGVTEWKVSQRVAALVPGGGYAEYCTAPAAHALPIPDGLDMAQAAALPETWFTVWANLVDLGRLKQGERLLVHGGSSGIGLTAIQLARRLGVECLVTVGSEAKARFCRDFGADHALNYREGDFAARVKEITGGEGVDVVLDMVGAPYLQKNLSLLRRDGRLVLIAFLEGSKGEFDLMPVMLKRLTVTGSTMRPRTVAEKAEIRDALLKNIWPEIAAGRLRPHIHATFPLAQAGEAHRLMESSAHIGKIVLQVKP